A window of Chloroflexota bacterium contains these coding sequences:
- a CDS encoding ABC transporter substrate-binding protein, protein MSRRQALRAAILGTAGMGAAAALAACGEEKIVEKVVTQEVIKEVEVIKEVPVEVMVPGGAEEQVLRFGTSAEMGSLDNQADPNSEPSRAVIANILENLTRYGYKATSKGTRTKDHNSVVPWLAEGYEIADDARSVTYRLRQGITFGDGTPLTAQDVAYSMERSLTIPGIPAFILGVIGNFTAETKPEVIDEMTVKMHLNPGANSFTILSATEMGPYAPIMNSKALQAHATSNDPWAQEWAATVEGAASIGTGPWIVEEFESTRFLLRGRQDYWGGSDYSARPAVGAIEGTVITDATQRALLLREGAIDMTEQLLLKDLKEFDDDPAFTVHHAPGSEHHYLALNMSEPPFDDVRVRQALNHALPRQQLVDQLTFGFARAAEGPVPSICFGYQPYYQQYEYNLDKARQLIQDAGHSDGFSFTVSQDESSAIQGQALQVLAGELSKINVNMEIQRLSSAAVLEGCDLREDGTQQAQCVAATMNWPPLIFDAAYFMIFGYKSDSRSNWSRWGTSETDDLITAAVAELDASSKFEQVAEIQQRIADQSPRVPFLDVDSHVVSTNSVEDVRIMDVWPRFEDIRVTS, encoded by the coding sequence ATGTCACGACGACAGGCCCTTCGAGCCGCGATTCTCGGAACGGCTGGGATGGGAGCGGCTGCCGCCTTGGCTGCCTGCGGCGAAGAAAAAATCGTCGAGAAGGTCGTAACGCAGGAAGTGATCAAGGAAGTCGAGGTCATCAAGGAAGTTCCGGTTGAAGTCATGGTCCCCGGAGGCGCCGAGGAGCAGGTCCTGCGATTCGGCACTTCGGCGGAGATGGGCTCCCTGGACAACCAGGCCGACCCGAACTCGGAGCCGAGCCGAGCGGTGATCGCCAACATTCTCGAGAACCTGACGCGCTACGGCTACAAGGCCACGAGCAAGGGAACTCGCACGAAGGACCACAACTCCGTGGTTCCGTGGCTGGCCGAGGGCTACGAGATTGCCGACGACGCCAGGTCGGTCACGTACCGGCTACGTCAGGGAATCACCTTCGGTGACGGTACGCCGCTGACGGCACAGGACGTGGCCTACAGCATGGAGCGGTCGCTCACGATTCCCGGAATCCCGGCCTTCATTCTGGGCGTGATCGGCAACTTCACCGCAGAGACCAAGCCCGAAGTCATTGACGAAATGACCGTGAAGATGCACCTCAACCCCGGGGCGAATTCGTTCACGATTCTGTCGGCGACCGAGATGGGCCCCTATGCGCCGATCATGAACAGCAAGGCGCTGCAGGCCCACGCGACCAGCAACGACCCCTGGGCGCAGGAGTGGGCGGCGACCGTGGAGGGCGCTGCGTCGATCGGCACCGGCCCCTGGATTGTCGAGGAGTTCGAGTCGACGCGCTTCCTCTTGCGCGGCCGGCAGGACTACTGGGGCGGTTCCGACTACTCGGCCCGGCCCGCCGTCGGGGCGATCGAGGGCACCGTCATCACCGATGCCACCCAGCGGGCGCTGCTGCTGCGCGAGGGGGCCATCGACATGACGGAGCAACTGCTGCTGAAGGACTTGAAGGAGTTTGACGACGATCCGGCCTTCACCGTGCACCACGCACCGGGCAGCGAGCATCACTACTTGGCGCTGAACATGAGCGAGCCGCCCTTCGACGATGTGCGCGTGCGTCAGGCGCTCAACCACGCCCTGCCGCGGCAGCAACTCGTCGACCAGTTGACCTTTGGTTTCGCCCGCGCCGCCGAGGGTCCGGTGCCGTCCATCTGCTTTGGCTACCAGCCGTACTACCAGCAGTATGAGTACAACCTGGACAAGGCCAGACAGCTGATCCAGGACGCCGGCCACTCGGACGGCTTCAGCTTCACCGTGAGCCAGGACGAAAGTTCGGCCATCCAGGGGCAGGCGCTGCAAGTGCTGGCGGGCGAGTTGAGCAAGATCAACGTCAACATGGAGATCCAGAGGCTCTCATCGGCGGCGGTCTTGGAAGGCTGCGACCTGCGCGAGGACGGGACCCAGCAAGCCCAGTGCGTCGCGGCGACGATGAACTGGCCGCCCCTGATTTTCGACGCGGCCTACTTCATGATCTTCGGCTACAAGTCCGACTCGCGGTCCAACTGGAGCCGGTGGGGCACGTCCGAGACCGACGACCTGATCACGGCTGCCGTGGCGGAGTTGGATGCGTCGAGCAAGTTCGAGCAAGTCGCCGAGATCCAGCAGCGCATCGCCGACCAATCGCCGCGCGTGCCGTTCCTGGATGTCGATTCACACGTGGTCAGCACGAACAGCGTCGAGGACGTCCGCATCATGGATGTCTGGCCGCGGTTCGAGGACATCCGAGTGACGAGCTGA
- a CDS encoding ABC transporter permease, giving the protein MTRRRYLARRLALLVLVVFGISIVAFLLVHVLPGDPARSRLGVFATEELVQLKRAEMGLDKSLPEQYVTYMGNVFRGDLGDSWRTHNPVAEDFVERFPATIELALAALLLAVVLGVSLGVAAALRRNGPFDHLATLLGILGISAPVFWIGLLLIIAFVTQLHVLPAPLGRLASDVDAPAQITGLYVVDSLLTANWEALRSSLLYLVLPAVTLGILPLAPITRMTRAAMIEALDSDFVRAARALGLSRTQVVLKIALRNALIPVVSMVGLQLGYLVGGAVLVEIVFTWSGIGLYLYRSVIGLDFAPIQSLVLIVGVLFALINLAVDMLYFAIDPRIRVR; this is encoded by the coding sequence ATGACGCGACGACGATATTTGGCGCGACGGCTGGCGCTGCTGGTGCTGGTCGTCTTCGGCATCTCGATCGTCGCATTCCTCCTGGTGCACGTGCTCCCCGGCGACCCTGCCCGTTCGCGGCTGGGGGTCTTCGCCACGGAGGAGCTCGTGCAGCTGAAGCGGGCCGAGATGGGTCTCGACAAGTCCCTGCCGGAGCAATACGTCACCTACATGGGCAACGTGTTTCGGGGGGATCTCGGAGATTCGTGGCGCACCCACAATCCGGTGGCCGAGGACTTCGTCGAACGGTTTCCGGCGACCATCGAGCTGGCCCTCGCGGCGTTGCTCCTGGCGGTGGTGCTCGGCGTTTCTCTCGGGGTCGCGGCCGCGTTGCGGCGCAACGGCCCGTTCGATCACCTGGCGACCTTGCTCGGGATCCTGGGCATCTCCGCGCCGGTGTTCTGGATCGGCTTGCTGCTGATCATCGCGTTCGTGACGCAACTGCATGTCCTGCCGGCGCCGCTGGGTCGGCTGGCTTCGGACGTGGATGCGCCCGCGCAGATCACGGGTCTTTACGTGGTCGACAGTCTGCTGACAGCCAATTGGGAGGCCCTGAGATCCAGCCTGCTCTACCTGGTGCTGCCGGCCGTCACGTTGGGCATCCTGCCGTTGGCGCCGATCACGCGCATGACGCGCGCCGCCATGATCGAGGCCTTGGATTCGGACTTCGTGCGGGCGGCGCGGGCGTTGGGCCTCTCCCGCACGCAGGTCGTGCTCAAGATCGCGCTGCGCAACGCGCTGATCCCCGTGGTGTCCATGGTGGGCCTGCAACTGGGATATCTGGTTGGGGGCGCGGTGCTGGTTGAGATCGTCTTCACCTGGAGCGGTATTGGGCTCTATCTGTACCGCAGCGTGATTGGGCTCGACTTCGCGCCCATCCAGAGCCTGGTCCTCATCGTCGGAGTGTTGTTCGCACTGATCAACCTCGCCGTTGACATGCTCTATTTCGCCATCGACCCGCGGATCCGGGTGCGCTGA